DNA from Drosophila gunungcola strain Sukarami chromosome 3L unlocalized genomic scaffold, Dgunungcola_SK_2 000014F, whole genome shotgun sequence:
TCAAGCTCATCCCGTTTCCCTTTGTAGTCATACACATCTTTGTCTTCTGAATGGTTTAACCATCTCTGCGAGTCTATCATGATTAATGGTAGCGGTTCAACCGTATCCAGACGAAAGTCGAATGCAGGATGCCACAAAATACAAGTGACATGAGAGTCCGTAAAGTATTGCTGAGCtaattgtaattattataGTCTTTTATATTGTTCAATTTATCAAAACTTACCAAGAAAACTAAGAACAGTACTCCAGTAATTAGTCTCTACCAATAAATCACCCATTTAACAGATTTTTTCTTccgaaaaatacaatttttaagcaGTTTCCTATAAATAATCTTAATCCttgaaaaaaacacttaaGAATTATTCAATATACTTGGTCTTCTACAGTTAGTAGATAgtctgaattatttaaatattcaaatcacTCGATTTTTAGACAATGTTCAATATATTCTTAATCTTTTAACGATttatgaattaatttaaacacttttttccTATGTAAGTACCTGAGAAAGTTTTTCTTGCCAAACGGGCCCCCAGGCGATGCAAAATGACTCGAAGTCTTGGAATAATATTAAGGAAAGGTGTACGCTTTGACAGTCGATAATAATAGGTCTTCCATACATTTATTACATTATTATTGAACAAATTAAGTGCACGCACAACTAGTAAAACGCATTGTCAaactgttaaaatatttattgttataaatatgtttatccTTTACggtaaatattaaacaaatactAATTTCcatattaaattagttttgaatTACAATCTAAGAATAAATGGGCGgggaaaaaaggggaaaagcgTAAAGAGGCCTAAAAACTCCCATTTCCTGGGGAGAGTAAGTAGAGATACAAATAGCTGGATATCCAATGTAGATTTGCTCGGCCTGTGATCCCAGGATCTTGTCACTTAAGGTTATGCATTCCACGAGTGTCCTAAGCCTTAACGCTCCCAATGCCGTTGCCTAGGGACTTCATCAGCTGGTAGCACTCCTTCAGCTTCCGCTTGTCGCCCACCTTCTCCAGGGTCTTGGCCGCCTCGGCCAGCATGCCAGCACGCTCACCCGGGGAACTGAGAAGTGCCGGCGGCAGATACTTGCAGGCCACGTACATGGCCGACGCTCGCTCCCGCTCCCCGCCCTCGAAGTTCTGGTGCCGCCGATCCTTGCTGCCGCAGAAGATGGACGAGCTGGCGTAGCGCGATCGCAGACTCCTGTCCAGCAGCTGTTGCGTTGGACACGGCGAGGCGCCGGCCATCAAACGACATACCGCCTCGTACAAATATATCCTCGATTGGGCGTTCTGCAATGGGGAAGCACAAGTTTAGTTAACAAATAGTGTGTTAATAGGAACATAATCAAAGGGGGTGATTCAGAAATCgccgaaaaaatatttattaagggGTCCAAGAgcatgcaataaaaaaaaattttgtttattgcatacttttagtcgctcctaaaaatgatttcaaaaactaagCACTTTCCATAATCTAACTTTGGATAAAAATGGCCAGTTTTCTAAACCGTTTTTCCAACGTTTTCTTAGacttttacattaaattttaaaatctattttccaAGAACTGGCAGAACTACACCGCCATTGGGCATCACATTTCGAAAACCACTTGAAAAAGTATAGATAACGTACCGGTATATTTTCCACAATGCTGCGCAAAGAATTCAAATCGGTCTGGAACTTTTCGAGCACATCACCGGGCACTTGGTAGAAGCCATCATCCTCTATATTCATGTGCTCCAGTTCCCACAAGGCAGTCCGAGTTTCGAGCAACCAATCAGCAGGTAAGCAATTGGAAAAGCTgcgaaatgggaaatggacaAAATGAATATGGGTTGTTGAATTCCAGGCGACCTTTGCCAGAGACAGTCGACGATGTTTGTGAAATGCACAGAGCTTGCACTGAAGTTGTATTGCCTGAGGCAAGTGGGACAGACAATGCGACTACAATGCACCTGCGTGTCATCTCTGGAGGAAGAGTCTGCTGGCATTCGGTCACCACTGGCTGGTGTATTAGGGTGCAGTCTTTCTTACCAACTTTATACCCTTGGCGTTGGTGATCCTGTTCACAGTCAGACACTCTTGAAGCTTAACACTTGACTCGTTGCACAGGTTGTTCACCGAGTGCTTGAGGCTCTTGTCCAGGGCGTTGCCATTGTTCCTGAACAAAATCACAGTACATTATTGACTTAACAGCCATTCTTCAAGTTTACTGTTCTCACTCACATTAATAGTATCATCTTGGCTCGGAGCACCGCATGCAGCGCCCGGGGCAAATGATCGTTTTCACtgcactgctgcagctggACGGGCATCTGCTTGATGCTGTCGTGCAGCTGCTCGGCCAACGTGTCTTCGCCAAGGAGCCAGTGCACAGCGATCTCCAGGACATTCGCCCACCAAACCACATTGGTATCGCGCTCATCCTCATCGGCCCACAGGGTGTCCCTCAGCAGCGACGTGTACTTAAGAACATTGCTGACGATAGTGCCGctgtgctgctgttgctgcagttgctccgTCTCGCCGCCGGCTGTAGATGCGGGTAGCCCGCCCGACTTGTGACCGGCTCCCACCAGACACTGAATGGCCTTGAAGAGCAGATGTTCGCGGTATTGCTGCGGGAATAGAAACactatttagttttgaaacgTCTAATGGTTTAGTTAAATTCAACAGCACCTTTATAACGTGGGCAGCGGGGTCACAGGGATTCCGAAGACGCGTGAAAAAGCCATCCTGCTCGCCGGAGTCGCTCAGATCGTAGCTGAAGACGTGCGTGCTGCAGTAGCGATATCCATAGGCACTGAAGGCCCAACGCAACTCCTGCGTTTGCTCGGCAGCTCGGGTGCGACCGCATTCCTGGCGCGCACGGCTCATGTAGTAGCGGGCGAAGAGCTGTTGCAGCCACTTGGGCGCGCTGCGCTTCATTCGCAGCGCCGTCATCACGTGGATGCAGATGGTCTCGCGCGGAGTCAGCAGATTGTGAGCCACCTCAGCCATGTTGCTGGCAAAGAGCGCCATCATGATGCCGTTGCCGTCACCGCGACTTCCGTTCCCAGTTAACTGCAGTTGATTTAGTCGATTGAAGAGCAGTGCCAGTTCCCGTGCTGAGGCCAGCGCCTGTTTCCGGCTGGCGGCGTTGCTGAACAGCCCTCCTGTCCGACGCGACAGTACCCGGCCCAGCCAGAGGCGGTGGAACAGGAACCGCAAAAACTGCCAGGTAGTCTGCAAGTAACACTCCAAGCGCGATGCTGGCAGACTCAATCCGAACATGTGCAAACAGTTCAAGTAACTAGCGTAGGCCTGGGCTGCTTGTCCTTGAGCAAAGTGGGAGTCGGCCCGCTGCTTGTGCTGCCAGTAGGCATCCGTCTGGGCGTCCAACTGCGGATCTCCGTATACCAGCAGCTTCACCAGGCAGCCGAGCATCAGTGTCAAATTCAAAAGCCATATCCAGGAGCTCTGCTGCCAGCCAGAAAAGCCTTCACCTAATGCAAATAAAGTAAAGCTATAGCTagggaaatataaaatatagttgCCAAACTAACCATCTACGTCGTACGAGAGAATGCGTCTCTGACCGCTCAGCTCGCCCATGTCGTCATTGCTGCCAAACTGGCCACGCTGAAGGAAGGTTTTGAAGGGATTGACGGCCAGGATAGCAAACATAAACATACAGAGTCCCAGGCGGGAGTGGGTGGCCATGCCGCGCATGGAGCTGGGCACCACGAGCGGCTCATCATTGCTGCTGCTACCGCTGCTGCAGCTGGCGGTGGATCCGCCGTAGggcgacggcggcagcgaGATGTCCGAGTGCAGGGGCGAAAGCGAAGGGTCCGATACGTCGCTGCGCGGCGGTGTGAGTCCAGCATCCGTGGTGATGGTCGAGCAACTCTCGCGACGCTTCTTGGAGGCTCGTCCTGGCCGGGTGCCCAGCTGCAGGAGATCCTTGACCTTGGAGCCGTCGCGGGCCATCAGCTCCCGCTGCAGACGCTGCAGCTCTGCCTTCAGATCGTGCGTCTGGCGCTGCAGATCCCGGATCTTGTCTATGGACTTGCGCAGCACTGCGGATTTGTTCAGCTTGGCCTGCTCGCCCACCACCAAGTTCTTCAGCTCATTGATCTTGTCGTTGATCGAAGTGCGGTATCGCCGTTCGATGGCGTTGTGCGCGGAGCGCTTCACCTCCTTCACCTTGGGCTGCACCCGGTTGATGGGCACCTTGCCCTGGACCTCCATGGCGCCGGGAGATGGTGCCAGGGGCGCCACTCTCACCTTGCTGGCCCTGCTCGACGGGGGAGCCACAGGTGGAGAGGTCTTCGGACTGGCCACggtcgtcgtcgtcttcgGGGATTCCATCATCACGGGCATGGCTGAGGCGGAGGTAATTAGTCCGGGACTCGTGGCCATTGGCTGGGCGTACATGATGAAGGGTTGCGGATGCGACTGCAGGACCAAGGGAGTGGCGGCTGCAGCAACGGGTTGCATGACATTCACACTCTGGGGAGACGACTCCGTTGGCGGCGTGGGCGGGGATATGGACCGGTAGACAAAACTACTGCTCATAGTTGGCGAGTAAACCGTGCTATTCGTCGGCAACCGCTGGGTATCCATGTGGTGGACGGTGGCCGTCGGTTGGGTGGCCTTTAGGAGAGccggctgcagctgctgctgttgctgaggGAGATTATAGTTGGAGGCCATGAGGGGATCCGGCTTGTAGACGAGCAACTggaggctgctgctgttgctgcagctcCTCCTTGATGTGCACTGGCGAGGAGTGCTCGCTCTTAACgtgcggcggctgctgctccACGGCCGGCGTTTGCGTTGGGGGGTGCGTTCGAGGCGGCGTCTCGTCAATCATCAGCATGTCGTACATCTGCGGCTGCAGGTCCATTTCGTTCAGGAAGCTGTCCAGCATGTCCGAGTGCAGCACCTCGTTGATCATGTCGAAGGCGTCCTCCGGCTTGAACAAATCCATCGATTCGTCTAGCGGAGCCTCCATATAGTTCATCGGATTTGTGTCCATCGCTTATGCTGCTGatgaaaacaacaataacgtTGTGCAATTAAACATTGGCGGGCCCACGTATGTACATATGggtttgtttattaaatttctagGCGGCGCAATTACACAGCGAAAACAACAGTGGGACGAGTATCGagtttaagttaaacaaaatttta
Protein-coding regions in this window:
- the LOC128260167 gene encoding LOW QUALITY PROTEIN: sterol regulatory element-binding protein 1 (The sequence of the model RefSeq protein was modified relative to this genomic sequence to represent the inferred CDS: deleted 2 bases in 2 codons); translation: MDTNPMNYMEAPLDESMDLFKPEDAFDMINEVLHSDMLDSFLNEMDLQPQMYDMLMIDETPPRTHPPTQTPAVEQQPPHVKSEHSSPVHIKEELQQQQQPPLLVYKPDPLMASNYNLPQQQQQLQPALLKATQPTATVHHMDTQRLPTNSTVYSPTMSSSFVYRSISPPTPPTESSPQSVNVMQPVAAAATPLVLQSHPQPFIMYAQPMATSPGLITSASAMPVMMESPKTTTTVASPKTSPPVAPPSSRASKVRVAPLAPSPGAMEVQGKVPINRVQPKVKEVKRSAHNAIERRYRTSINDKINELKNLVVGEQAKLNKSAVLRKSIDKIRDLQRQTHDLKAELQRLQRELMARDGSKVKDLLQLGTRPGRASKKRRESCSTITTDAGLTPPRSDVSDPSLSPLHSDISLPPSPYGGSTASCSSGSSSNDEPLVVPSSMRGMATHSRLGLCMFMFAILAVNPFKTFLQRGQFGSNDDMGELSGQRRILSYDVDGEGFSGWQQSSWIWLLNLTLMLGCLVKLLVYGDPQLDAQTDAYWQHKQRADSHFAQGQAAQAYASYLNCLHMFGLSLPASRLECYLQTTWQFLRFLFHRLWLGRVLSRRTGGLFSNAASRKQALASARELALLFNRLNQLQLTGNGSRGDGNGIMMALFASNMAEVAHNLLTPRETICIHVMTALRMKRSAPKWLQQLFARYYMSRARQECGRTRAAEQTQELRWAFSAYGYRYCSTHVFSYDLSDSGEQDGFFTRLRNPCDPAAHVIKQYREHLLFKAIQCLVGAGHKSGGLPASTAGGETEQLQQQQHSGTIVSNVLKYTSLLRDTLWADEDERDTNVVWWANVLEIAVHWLLGEDTLAEQLHDSIKQMPVQLQQCSENDHLPRALHAVLRAKMILLMNNGNALDKSLKHSVNNLCNESSVKLQECLTVNRITNAKGIKLLFQLLTCDWLLETRTALWELEHMNIEDDGFYQVPGDVLEKFQTDLNSLRSIVENIPNAQSRIYLYEAVCRLMAGASPCPTQQLLDRSLRSRYASSSIFCGSKDRRHQNFEGGERERASAMYVACKYLPPALLSSPGERAGMLAEAAKTLEKVGDKRKLKECYQLMKSLGNGIGSVKA